The Treponema primitia ZAS-1 genome window below encodes:
- a CDS encoding ATP-binding protein, translating into MAPKEDKIITKFKYRFSLFFAIFVAAIFTVIIITSFQQILNVTTTLSARQGIPINEKVSALIDVDAFVNLSKTLDPNDPYYETTRQKMLAIKEDVNCLYLYTMAPVNDTIFRFIIDGSGRPGDSSFSPLGSLEDVRNYDKAFFKALKTKISQFGGTIDSQDKWGRVVSTYTPILNSAGDAVGIIGCDFEAESIYLNLRFQILGQIALSLVFIIIAIVVYISLLNQVNRQNSRLIELKREAESASDAKSNFLANTSHELRTPMNAIMGTTEMILRKDISPDVYQDAQRIKQAGSSLLSIINDILDFSNIDSGKAEIHPAEYLFESLISDVINIIGVRIEDKQIDFITNIDCSTNVKLYGDIVRIRQVLLNILGNAVKYTEKGYIKLTVFSKTEGDDILLTFEITDTGLGIKDADMDKLFGNFTHLDNKKYQGTEGTGLGLAISRNLCRLMGGDLTVQSKYGEGSIFTIVIPQKVHGETLPAGTEHTPQEQAEIRFIAPEAKILIVDDIITNINVAKGLLLPYQMDIHTCTTGKEAVELVKSNRYDIVFMDHMMPGMDGIETTAAIRSLGGAYFQNLPIVALTANVVVGMKEMFLEKGFSDYLPKPIEIAALDRIIARLIPAEKRRDAGPEAVRTRTAKTTDLKISGVDTAKGIAMTGGTETGYRKVLASFRKDCEDRLPLLTQVPGERELPLFTATVHALKSAAATIGAEAVSKEAAILEAAGKNGDLQTIEGALASFYYDLKSLVEQIEIESPAETGQTEEDLSPYLPLFTEMKAALEQENIDTIDRILEELESKSFDAKIAGIINTISDQVLMTEYQAAIKTIDTLIKTAGK; encoded by the coding sequence CCCTTGATCCAAATGATCCCTATTATGAAACAACCAGGCAAAAGATGCTGGCCATAAAAGAAGATGTCAACTGTCTGTATCTGTACACCATGGCGCCGGTCAACGATACGATATTCCGGTTTATCATTGATGGCAGCGGCCGGCCCGGGGACAGCTCTTTTTCACCGCTTGGGAGTCTGGAGGATGTGCGCAACTATGACAAGGCTTTTTTTAAAGCCCTGAAGACAAAAATTTCCCAGTTCGGCGGCACAATTGATTCTCAGGACAAATGGGGACGGGTGGTATCCACCTATACGCCCATCCTTAACAGTGCCGGAGACGCGGTGGGCATTATTGGCTGCGACTTCGAAGCCGAAAGTATTTATTTAAACCTGCGGTTTCAGATACTGGGGCAGATTGCCCTATCTTTGGTATTTATCATCATTGCTATCGTAGTGTATATTTCCCTGCTAAACCAGGTTAACCGGCAGAACAGCCGCTTGATTGAGCTTAAAAGGGAAGCGGAAAGCGCCTCCGATGCAAAGAGTAATTTTCTCGCCAATACCAGCCATGAACTCCGCACACCCATGAACGCTATCATGGGGACCACAGAGATGATCCTGAGAAAAGATATCAGTCCCGATGTATATCAGGACGCCCAGCGGATCAAACAGGCCGGTTCAAGCCTGCTCTCCATCATCAATGATATTCTTGACTTTTCAAATATTGATTCTGGAAAGGCGGAGATACACCCCGCGGAATACCTTTTTGAATCCCTGATAAGCGATGTTATTAACATTATCGGGGTACGGATCGAGGATAAGCAAATCGATTTTATTACCAATATTGATTGCAGCACAAACGTTAAGCTGTACGGTGACATCGTGCGGATCAGGCAGGTCCTGCTTAACATCCTTGGTAACGCGGTTAAGTACACCGAAAAGGGGTATATAAAGCTGACGGTCTTTTCAAAAACAGAGGGCGACGACATCCTGCTGACCTTTGAGATTACCGATACCGGACTCGGTATAAAAGATGCGGATATGGATAAACTGTTCGGCAACTTCACCCACCTGGACAATAAAAAATACCAGGGAACCGAAGGAACCGGCCTTGGGCTTGCGATCAGCCGTAACCTCTGCCGGCTTATGGGGGGAGATCTAACCGTACAGTCAAAATACGGCGAAGGCAGTATCTTTACCATTGTAATTCCCCAGAAAGTCCACGGAGAGACCCTGCCCGCCGGGACGGAGCATACACCCCAGGAACAGGCGGAAATCCGGTTCATCGCTCCGGAGGCAAAGATACTCATTGTGGACGATATCATCACAAATATTAATGTGGCAAAGGGCCTCCTGTTACCCTATCAAATGGATATTCATACCTGTACAACCGGCAAAGAGGCGGTCGAATTAGTAAAGAGCAACCGTTACGATATTGTGTTTATGGACCACATGATGCCCGGCATGGACGGCATTGAAACAACCGCGGCGATCCGTTCTTTAGGGGGCGCATATTTTCAGAACCTTCCCATAGTAGCCCTGACTGCCAATGTGGTGGTAGGTATGAAGGAAATGTTTTTGGAAAAGGGGTTCAGCGATTATCTTCCCAAGCCCATAGAAATTGCCGCCCTTGACCGAATCATAGCCCGCCTGATTCCCGCGGAAAAACGCAGGGACGCAGGCCCGGAAGCGGTACGGACACGAACGGCAAAAACGACGGACCTGAAAATAAGCGGGGTGGATACCGCCAAGGGCATAGCCATGACCGGGGGTACCGAAACGGGGTACCGCAAAGTACTTGCCTCATTCCGCAAGGATTGTGAGGACCGGCTTCCCCTGCTTACCCAGGTTCCCGGAGAACGTGAGCTGCCCCTCTTTACCGCCACCGTACATGCCTTAAAGAGCGCCGCCGCTACCATAGGCGCCGAAGCCGTATCAAAGGAAGCGGCCATACTTGAGGCAGCGGGGAAAAACGGAGATCTTCAGACCATTGAAGGCGCCCTTGCGAGTTTTTATTACGATCTAAAAAGTCTGGTGGAACAAATTGAAATAGAAAGCCCGGCGGAGACCGGACAGACAGAGGAAGATCTATCCCCATATCTTCCCCTGTTCACAGAAATGAAGGCGGCGCTGGAACAGGAAAATATTGACACCATCGACAGAATTCTTGAGGAACTGGAAAGTAAATCCTTTGACGCAAAAATAGCGGGGATCATAAATACTATTTCCGATCAGGTCCTGATGACCGAATATCAGGCGGCAATAAAGACCATAGACACTCTGATTAAAACGGCGGGGAAGTAA